Proteins from a genomic interval of Yoonia sp. GPGPB17:
- a CDS encoding RlmE family RNA methyltransferase, which produces MAKKPTKKNTSGRGQRDLTVKVKTARGRKLSSTQWLQRQLNDPYVKRAQTEGYRGRAAYKILELDDKYRFLVPGARIVDLGCAPGGWLQVAVKRANALGERTSKAQGYVLGVDLQEVEPVAGAEIHQLDFMEDDADLKVKDWLGGKADVVMSDMAASASGHKQTDHLRIIALCEAAAYFAFDVLEEGGTFVAKVLAGGAEGDLQKLLKARFTKVANVKPPASRSDSSEKFVVATGFKG; this is translated from the coding sequence GCGCGGGCGCAAGCTCAGTTCGACCCAATGGTTGCAGCGGCAGTTGAATGACCCTTACGTGAAACGCGCGCAGACCGAGGGATATCGCGGGCGGGCGGCCTATAAGATATTGGAACTGGATGATAAATACCGGTTTCTGGTGCCGGGTGCGCGCATCGTTGATCTGGGCTGTGCCCCGGGTGGCTGGCTGCAGGTAGCCGTAAAACGGGCGAATGCGTTGGGGGAGCGAACCAGCAAGGCACAGGGCTACGTGCTGGGCGTGGACCTGCAAGAGGTGGAGCCGGTGGCTGGGGCAGAGATTCACCAGCTTGATTTCATGGAAGATGACGCTGATCTGAAAGTGAAGGATTGGCTTGGCGGCAAGGCCGATGTGGTGATGTCGGATATGGCAGCTTCGGCCTCTGGCCATAAACAGACCGATCACTTGCGGATAATCGCGCTGTGTGAGGCGGCGGCTTACTTTGCCTTCGACGTGCTGGAAGAAGGCGGAACCTTCGTTGCCAAGGTTCTGGCGGGCGGGGCCGAGGGTGATCTGCAAAAGCTGCTCAAGGCGCGGTTTACGAAGGTGGCGAATGTGAAACCGCCCGCCTCGCGGTCGGATAGTTCAGAAAAGTTTGTGGTTGCGACGGGGTTTAAGGGTTAG
- a CDS encoding acyloxyacyl hydrolase, which translates to MDGTLGLLWLLTSLTDMALNDCPNGCLRTEKQEPQIFYQLGQLQSDEFQSVNEFYLGYDSHRRRGPSRPTYGLSLTSDGAAWFGIGGKWSSQYVYDSPLFIETSLMPGFYRQGDGADLDGTLQLRAALGIGYTFDNGSNLTIVYDSMSNADFLDNSPSRESIAIRWTTNWEGESLRSRLGW; encoded by the coding sequence ATGGACGGTACACTTGGTCTACTCTGGCTGCTGACAAGTTTGACAGATATGGCGTTGAACGATTGCCCCAACGGTTGCCTTCGTACCGAAAAGCAAGAACCACAGATATTTTATCAGCTGGGACAACTGCAATCCGATGAATTTCAGAGTGTGAATGAGTTCTACCTTGGCTACGACAGCCATCGTCGACGCGGTCCCTCTCGCCCAACTTATGGCCTTTCGCTCACATCCGATGGGGCTGCATGGTTCGGGATCGGTGGGAAATGGAGCAGCCAATATGTTTACGACAGCCCATTGTTCATCGAAACCTCGCTGATGCCTGGTTTTTATCGACAAGGTGATGGCGCCGATCTTGATGGGACGCTGCAACTTCGAGCGGCACTTGGTATTGGCTATACGTTTGACAACGGCAGTAACTTGACAATCGTCTACGACAGCATGTCAAATGCAGATTTTCTCGATAACAGCCCAAGCCGCGAGTCCATCGCCATCCGTTGGACCACCAACTGGGAGGGAGAAAGTCTTCGTTCAAGACTGGGTTGGTGA
- a CDS encoding DeoR/GlpR family DNA-binding transcription regulator, giving the protein MQKPASLTSARAQAQGKVMATDLSADLGVAVQTIRRDLRQLCAAGLLERIHGGAVLPSGVSNIGYGDRRALNRDIKIRIARRTAQLIPDNASLFLNIGTTTEAVAHALHAHRNLMVVTNNLNVANILASNPSCDVVVAGGSLRRSDGGLVGDLAALAIDRFKVDFAVIGASAIDVSGDLLDFDPEEVRVSQQVIKAARATILVADSTKFTRKAPVKIASLAQMDHFVTDRVPSEALVNRCADWGTRVGLV; this is encoded by the coding sequence ATGCAGAAACCCGCCTCACTTACATCCGCACGCGCGCAAGCGCAAGGCAAGGTTATGGCGACTGACCTCTCGGCTGACCTCGGCGTTGCCGTGCAAACCATCCGGCGCGACCTGCGCCAGCTTTGCGCGGCAGGGCTGTTGGAGCGTATTCACGGCGGCGCCGTCCTCCCCTCCGGCGTCAGCAACATCGGATATGGCGACAGGCGGGCGCTCAACCGCGACATCAAGATCAGGATCGCCCGACGTACAGCGCAGCTGATCCCCGACAACGCCTCGCTGTTCCTCAACATTGGAACAACCACCGAGGCCGTGGCCCACGCCCTGCACGCCCACCGCAACCTGATGGTGGTGACCAACAACCTCAACGTCGCCAATATCCTCGCCAGCAACCCCAGCTGTGATGTGGTGGTGGCGGGCGGTAGCTTGCGGCGATCAGACGGCGGGCTGGTCGGCGACCTCGCCGCCTTGGCCATCGACCGGTTCAAGGTCGATTTCGCTGTGATTGGCGCATCGGCCATCGACGTCAGCGGCGACCTGCTGGACTTCGACCCCGAAGAGGTGCGGGTCAGCCAGCAGGTGATCAAAGCGGCAAGGGCGACGATCCTCGTGGCCGACAGCACGAAGTTCACACGCAAAGCGCCCGTGAAAATCGCATCACTGGCACAGATGGATCACTTTGTGACGGATAGGGTGCCGTCAGAGGCGTTGGTCAATCGGTGCGCGGATTGGGGGACAAGAGTGGGATTGGTATAG
- a CDS encoding gamma-glutamyl kinase, whose amino-acid sequence MLVFWKENLVLMAVPKTGSTALEGALAPRASLVLRDPPELKHAPCYRYKRFLKPLFKQVGEQNPELMAIVRNPIDWLGSWYRYRTREDLVGHPNSTRDISFDDFVLEYCKGAPAPFANVGSQARFLTINDGEIGAQHLFQYEQWDKVIGYLEERLDVTITLKQKNVSPKMELELSAEVEAKLREKRAVEFAVWEWGRRRN is encoded by the coding sequence ATGCTTGTTTTCTGGAAAGAAAATCTGGTGCTGATGGCAGTGCCGAAGACGGGTTCGACGGCATTGGAAGGCGCATTGGCCCCGCGCGCATCACTCGTCCTGCGCGATCCGCCGGAACTGAAACATGCGCCCTGCTATCGCTATAAGCGATTCCTCAAGCCACTGTTCAAGCAGGTCGGCGAGCAAAACCCCGAACTCATGGCCATCGTGCGCAATCCGATTGATTGGTTGGGCAGCTGGTACCGGTACCGCACGCGCGAAGACCTGGTGGGACACCCAAACAGCACCCGCGATATCAGTTTTGATGACTTCGTGCTGGAATACTGCAAAGGCGCGCCCGCCCCTTTCGCCAATGTCGGATCACAGGCACGGTTCCTGACGATCAACGACGGTGAGATCGGCGCGCAGCACCTGTTTCAGTATGAGCAATGGGACAAGGTGATTGGGTATCTGGAAGAGAGGCTGGATGTGACGATTACGCTGAAGCAGAAGAACGTTTCGCCAAAGATGGAGTTGGAGTTATCCGCAGAGGTTGAGGCCAAGTTGCGCGAAAAACGGGCGGTGGAGTTTGCGGTTTGGGAGTGGGGACGGCGTAGAAACTAG
- the glpK gene encoding glycerol kinase GlpK — MTYILAIDQGTTSSRAIIFDADMRIKATAQEEFTQHFPQSGWVEHDPSDIWSSVASTCRGAIEKAGITAADVAAIGITNQRETTLVWDKTTGEPIHNAIVWQDRRTAPFCEELRKEGFEATITQKTGLLADPYFSGTKVNYILDKVEGARARAEAGELLFGTVDCYLIWKLTGGKRHVTDATNAARTMLYDIRKGRWSTTICERFGIPTVMLPEVLDCAADFGMTRADLFGKELPILGVAGDQQAATIGQACFEPGMLKSTYGTGCFALLNTGDTLVESKKRLLGTIAYQFDGKPTYALEGSIFIAGAVVQWLRDGLKIIREAKETQPLAQTADEGQELYMVPAFTGLGAPYWDAEARGAIYGLTRNSGPAEFAKAALESVGFQTRDLLEAMKSDWQASDADGILRVDGGMSASDWSMQFLSDIIGAPVDRPTVLETTALGVAWLAGSRAGVYPDQAGFAANWALDRRFEPQMDEATRERRYAGWQDAVRRTLTKS, encoded by the coding sequence ATGACCTATATTCTGGCCATTGACCAAGGCACAACATCAAGCCGCGCAATCATTTTTGATGCGGATATGCGGATTAAAGCGACCGCGCAGGAGGAGTTTACACAGCATTTCCCGCAGTCTGGCTGGGTTGAGCATGATCCGTCGGACATCTGGTCTTCCGTAGCATCCACTTGCCGCGGCGCGATTGAAAAGGCCGGTATTACTGCCGCAGATGTGGCCGCCATTGGGATCACCAATCAGCGCGAGACAACGCTGGTGTGGGACAAGACGACGGGCGAGCCGATCCACAATGCGATTGTCTGGCAAGACCGGCGCACGGCCCCTTTCTGCGAAGAGCTGCGCAAGGAAGGGTTTGAGGCGACGATCACGCAGAAGACCGGGTTGCTGGCCGATCCGTATTTCTCAGGGACCAAGGTGAACTACATCCTCGACAAGGTTGAGGGCGCGCGGGCGCGGGCTGAGGCAGGTGAGCTGCTGTTTGGGACGGTCGATTGCTATTTGATCTGGAAGCTGACAGGCGGCAAGCGCCATGTGACGGACGCCACGAATGCGGCCAGAACAATGCTTTACGATATCCGCAAGGGGCGGTGGAGTACGACAATCTGTGAACGCTTCGGTATTCCGACCGTGATGCTGCCCGAGGTGCTGGATTGTGCCGCCGACTTTGGCATGACCCGTGCAGACCTCTTTGGAAAAGAGCTCCCCATTCTCGGCGTGGCGGGCGACCAACAGGCGGCAACCATCGGGCAGGCGTGTTTTGAGCCCGGCATGCTGAAATCGACCTACGGGACGGGGTGTTTTGCGCTGCTCAACACTGGCGACACGCTCGTGGAAAGCAAGAAGCGGCTGTTGGGCACAATCGCCTATCAGTTCGATGGCAAACCAACCTATGCCCTTGAAGGGTCGATCTTTATCGCAGGGGCAGTGGTACAATGGCTGCGCGATGGTTTGAAGATCATCCGCGAGGCGAAGGAAACGCAGCCTTTGGCTCAAACCGCGGACGAGGGCCAGGAACTCTACATGGTGCCCGCCTTCACCGGGCTTGGTGCACCGTATTGGGATGCAGAGGCGCGGGGGGCGATCTATGGGCTGACGCGCAATTCGGGTCCGGCAGAGTTTGCAAAAGCGGCCCTCGAAAGCGTTGGTTTCCAGACGCGTGACCTGTTGGAGGCAATGAAAAGCGACTGGCAAGCCTCTGATGCGGATGGTATTTTGAGGGTTGATGGGGGCATGAGCGCGTCCGATTGGTCGATGCAGTTTCTGTCCGACATCATTGGTGCGCCGGTGGACAGGCCAACGGTGCTGGAGACAACGGCGCTCGGTGTCGCATGGCTGGCGGGTAGTCGGGCCGGGGTTTACCCTGATCAGGCCGGGTTCGCGGCGAATTGGGCGCTTGATCGGCGGTTTGAGCCGCAGATGGATGAGGCGACGCGCGAGCGGCGGTACGCGGGGTGGCAGGATGCGGTACGAAGGACTTTGACGAAGAGTTAG